ATTGTTTTAAATAACAATCAAATCATACATGCTTCAGGCAGGGTTAGAATTGACAAGTTTGATCATTATGGAATTTACAATACCGAATCAGGAAGTTATAGCCATAACTTAAGATTACTCAAAAGGCTAATAGAATAATAAATATTGATTTTAAATTCTCATGCCGATAATACAAATATCGTCCACTTGTTCTAATTCACCTTTCCAATCTTCAAAAACTTTATTGAGTTTTTCTTTTTGATCTTCCATTGATTTTGAATGAATTTTCAAAAGTAAATCCTTTAATTGGGATGGTTTAAACTTTTTTCCTTTGTCTCCACCGAATTGATCATGAAATCCATCTGTTATAAGATAGAAACTACTGTTCTTTTTGAGTTTGATAACATTATTGGTAAAGGGTATATAACCAGGATGATAACCAATAGGTTGCTTGTTAGGCTTAATTTCTCTTAATTCAGTATTTGAATTATTGTTGATGATTGATCCTTCACTGTTCAGCTCTGCTGGTTTTTCATTTATTATCCATATTGGATTGTTTGCTCCAGCCCACTGAAGTTCATGTGTTAAAAGGTTTAAACATACTATTGAAATGTCCATACCATCTTTATTTTCTCCTTCCTTTCCGGATTGTTTGAGTTCTTTTACTATCTTTTCTCTTAATTTGTCAAGTATTGATGCTGGCGATAAAAGTTTTTCAGAACTTGTAATTTCGTTTAAAAAGGCGATACCAAGCATGCTCATCATTGCACCTGGTACTCCATGTCCTGTACAATCAGCAACTGCAATATACAAACTCTCCTTCTTTTCCAATGACCAGTAAAAATCGCCAGAAATAACATCTTTGGGTTTGTACAAAATAAAATGCGAAGGAAGCGCTTTTGATACATGTTCAGTTTCCTTAAGCAAGGCTTCCTGAATGCGTTTTGCATAATTTATACTATCTGTTATTTCCTTATGCCTGTGTTCAATTTCTTCTTTTTGAGAAGTAATTAATGAATTTGATTTCTGTTTTGATCTGTAGCTTCTAAATAAAACCAATGCCAACACAAGCATAAAGGAAAAACCCAGTGCACCTGCAAAAGTATAAACCTCTTGTTTTTTAATTTCCTCCTGGTGTTTAATTTCATTAATACTGACTTGTTCACTATGTTGTAAGCTATCTTTCATTTTCATTTTATCATACTCATATTTTGCTTCATGTCGGTTGATGCTTTTCTGGGTTTCAGTATTTAATAAGGTATCTGACAAAGATTTGAAAAGTTCAAAATATTCAAGTGCTTCCTTATATCTGCCAAGTTCTTTGTAAGCATCTACCAAATGTCCACTGACCTCCAAAATTTCAGTTTTTGAATTTATTTCATCCGCAATGACTTTAGCTTCCAGGAAATGATTTAATGCTTTTAATGGTTTATTTTCAAGGAGGTACACATTTCCCAAACCTGTGTGATTATAAATTAAAC
This Bacteroidota bacterium DNA region includes the following protein-coding sequences:
- a CDS encoding tetratricopeptide repeat protein — encoded protein: MKLIPVYFLLLFQITITVPNTIAQNNLIDSLERVINNGVNNCPKPCLSDTNKINALNELSIEYIKKGDYENGKKMALLAIDKSNEITYKKGIGEALNCIGTTFHYQGDLDEALGYYLKSLKIREENGDKKGIASSFNNIALIHRNQGRYEQAIEYNLKSIQIKEALEDKEGMAASYNNISIIYKKQGLLELAIEFSMKSLAICEETGNQKGVAGTYNNIGLLFHGQKNSEQALEYYMKSLNIYESIKDFKNVSKTLNNIGLTYIDKGEFEMAMEYYNKGLIIEEKAGNKKDIASFYTNIGACYIRYYKNYSALFLDKPENKTFSKNDILDSAKFYQLKAYEMHKSIGDRVSLIYNHTGLGNVYLLENKPLKALNHFLEAKVIADEINSKTEILEVSGHLVDAYKELGRYKEALEYFELFKSLSDTLLNTETQKSINRHEAKYEYDKMKMKDSLQHSEQVSINEIKHQEEIKKQEVYTFAGALGFSFMLVLALVLFRSYRSKQKSNSLITSQKEEIEHRHKEITDSINYAKRIQEALLKETEHVSKALPSHFILYKPKDVISGDFYWSLEKKESLYIAVADCTGHGVPGAMMSMLGIAFLNEITSSEKLLSPASILDKLREKIVKELKQSGKEGENKDGMDISIVCLNLLTHELQWAGANNPIWIINEKPAELNSEGSIINNNSNTELREIKPNKQPIGYHPGYIPFTNNVIKLKKNSSFYLITDGFHDQFGGDKGKKFKPSQLKDLLLKIHSKSMEDQKEKLNKVFEDWKGELEQVDDICIIGMRI